A stretch of the Arachis stenosperma cultivar V10309 chromosome 6, arast.V10309.gnm1.PFL2, whole genome shotgun sequence genome encodes the following:
- the LOC130932457 gene encoding ABSCISIC ACID-INSENSITIVE 5-like protein 2: MGSQGGAVQEAQSGGSGSLARQGSLYNLTLDEVQNQLGNLGKPLGSMNLDELLKSVFTAEAGDCGGGGGGGGGQASSGLGSGTDANIQQQHAQLASVSSLNRQGSLTVSGDLSKKTIDEVWRDMQKKKSGGNSNNNDKKTKETPPTFGEMTLEDFLVKAGVVAESFATEDNAMSRVDSNVASQHNVSDQVHWIQYQIPSVQPAPHLQHNQHQKQQNNMIAGYIAGPVVQQSFPVVVNPVLDAGYTETMVTMSPSSLMGTLSDTQTPGRKRVASGTVVEKTVERRQKRMIKNRESAARSRARKQAYTQELENKVSRLEEENERLKRQQEIEKVLPSEPPPEPKRQLRRTSSGPL; encoded by the exons ATGGGTTCTCAAGGTGGGGCAGTCCAAGAGGCACAGAGTGGTGGCTCTGGCTCCTTGGCTAGGCAAGGGTCATTGTATAATCTCACACTTGATGAGGTTCAAAACCAGCTTGGAAATTTGGGGAAGCCATTAGGAAGCATGAATCTTGATGAGCTTCTAAAGAGTGTGTTTACGGCTGAGGCTGGAGattgtggtggtggtggtggtggtggtggtggtcaAGCCTCTTCTGGATTGGGTTCTGGGACTGATGCTAACATTCAGCAGCAGCATGCTCAGTTAGCTTCGGTTTCATCCCTGAATCGACAAGGGAGCCTAACTGTTTCTGGAGATCTTAGCAAGAAAACCATTGATGAGGTTTGGAGAGATATGCAGAAAAAGAAGAGTggtggaaacagtaataataaTGATAAGAAAACAAAGGAGACACCGCCAACATTTGGCGAGATGACCCTGGAGGATTTCTTGGTGAAAGCAGGAGTTGTTGCTGAGTCTTTTGCTACTGAGGATAATGCTATGTCAAGGGTTGATTCCAATGTGGCTTCTCAGCACAATGTTTCTGATCAAGTACATTGGATTCAATACCAAATCCCATCAGTGCAGCCGGCACCGCATCTCCAGCATAATCAGCATCAGAAGCAGCAGAATAATATGATTGCTGGTTATATCGCTGGCCCTGTGGTTCAGCAGTCTTTTCCTGTTGTGGTGAATCCGGTTCTGGATGCTGGATACACCGAGACAATGGTGACTATGTCGCCATCTTCTTTGATGGGTACATTATCAGATACCCAGACTCCGGGTCGGAAAAGGGTTGCCTCTGGTACTGTTGTTGAGAAAACTGTGGAGAGGAGACAGAAGAGGATGATAAAGAATAGGGAATCTGCTGCGCGGTCGCGTGCTAGAAAACAG GCTTACACACAAGAACTGGAGAATAAAGTTTCCCGtttagaagaagaaaatgaaaggcTTAAAAGACAGCAG GAGATAGAGAAGGTGTTGCCAAGTGAGCCACCACCAGAGCCCAAGCGTCAACTTCGCCGGACGAGTTCGGGACCCCTTTGA